A window of the Acidimicrobiales bacterium genome harbors these coding sequences:
- a CDS encoding LLM class flavin-dependent oxidoreductase, translating into MTLQIGVMASGTDERFLDYAREAERLGVHSIWTAEFWGVDAFTPLAAIAAVTDRIMLGTGIAQLGARTPAMLAMNAMGVQAISNGRFLLGLGASGPQVIEGWHGVEFSKPVQRTRETIEIVRMIVAGERLAYDGQLYRLPLPDSAGVSIRSAASVPEIPIYIASLGPANLALTGELADGWIGNSFFTETADVFFDQIAHGASIAGRRLSDLDLTVAASVEFTDDVAAAGKRHARGYAFTFGAMGSGSTNFYNNAFARQGFGDDVAEVQRLWRAGDRDAAADRVPVEIGLGTNLIGPPEVIRDRMRAYRDCGVTTLRVQPVADGFDDRVDRLGQLMDLVHEVNAEGR; encoded by the coding sequence ATGACGCTGCAGATCGGCGTCATGGCGTCGGGAACCGACGAGCGGTTCCTCGACTATGCGCGAGAGGCCGAGCGGCTCGGGGTGCACTCCATCTGGACGGCCGAGTTCTGGGGTGTCGACGCGTTCACCCCGCTCGCCGCCATTGCGGCGGTCACCGATCGGATCATGTTGGGCACCGGGATCGCTCAGCTCGGGGCCCGCACCCCGGCAATGCTTGCCATGAACGCCATGGGTGTCCAGGCCATCTCGAACGGACGCTTCTTGCTCGGCCTCGGAGCGAGCGGGCCGCAGGTGATCGAGGGTTGGCACGGTGTCGAGTTCTCCAAGCCCGTCCAGCGGACCCGTGAGACGATCGAGATCGTTCGCATGATCGTGGCCGGCGAACGCCTTGCCTACGACGGCCAGCTCTATCGGTTGCCGTTGCCCGACAGCGCCGGGGTCTCGATCCGATCGGCCGCTTCGGTGCCCGAGATCCCGATCTACATCGCGTCGCTCGGACCGGCGAATCTTGCCCTCACCGGTGAGCTGGCCGATGGCTGGATCGGCAACTCGTTCTTCACCGAGACCGCCGACGTCTTCTTCGACCAGATCGCCCATGGTGCGAGCATCGCCGGTCGCCGTCTCAGCGATCTCGATCTCACGGTGGCTGCCAGCGTCGAGTTCACCGACGACGTCGCGGCGGCAGGCAAGCGCCACGCTCGGGGCTACGCCTTCACCTTCGGAGCCATGGGTTCGGGGTCGACGAACTTCTACAACAATGCGTTCGCCCGCCAGGGCTTCGGCGACGACGTGGCCGAGGTGCAACGCCTGTGGCGAGCGGGCGACCGAGACGCTGCGGCCGACCGGGTGCCCGTCGAGATCGGCCTCGGTACCAACCTGATCGGTCCTCCCGAGGTGATTCGAGATCGAATGCGGGCCTACCGGGACTGTGGGGTCACGACGCTACGGGTGCAGCCGGTCGCCGACGGCTTCGATGATCGTGTCGACCGCCTCGGTCAGCTCATGGACCTCGTGCACGAGGTGAACGCCGAGGGGCGTTGA
- a CDS encoding SRPBCC family protein has product MDEATRAWTYAEGPTTSVSTDIAGSVDDVWTLVSDITLPARFSTELAGVEWIDGFDAPAVGARFRGRNEHQAIGGWEVVCTIRECTPGHAFEWCVGDPEFPSSVWRFDLAANGDTITLTQTFRMGPAPSGLTPAIEAMPDKEAKIIARRLAEHRTNMEANLEGVRALVEGDGA; this is encoded by the coding sequence ATGGACGAAGCAACACGAGCATGGACCTATGCCGAGGGGCCGACCACTTCGGTGTCGACCGACATCGCTGGATCGGTCGACGACGTTTGGACCCTCGTGTCCGACATCACGCTGCCGGCCCGGTTCTCCACGGAGCTGGCCGGCGTCGAGTGGATCGACGGCTTCGACGCACCGGCCGTCGGCGCCCGGTTCCGGGGCCGCAACGAGCACCAGGCCATCGGCGGGTGGGAGGTCGTGTGCACGATCCGCGAGTGCACCCCGGGACACGCGTTCGAGTGGTGTGTCGGTGATCCCGAGTTCCCGTCGTCGGTTTGGCGATTCGACCTCGCGGCCAATGGCGACACGATCACCCTCACGCAGACCTTCCGGATGGGCCCGGCGCCGTCGGGCCTGACGCCGGCGATCGAAGCGATGCCCGACAAGGAGGCGAAGATCATCGCCCGGCGACTGGCCGAACATCGCACCAACATGGAGGCCAATCTCGAGGGCGTGCGGGCGCTGGTGGAAGGCGATGGCGCATGA